Part of the Canis lupus dingo isolate Sandy chromosome 36, ASM325472v2, whole genome shotgun sequence genome is shown below.
TTATATGCTCATCTTTGCTTATTGTGCTTcaaacaatgattttttaaaatatttatgtattttagacaGAATACATACATGAGTgtggggggagaagggcagagagagagagagtcccaaggaGACTCtaggctgagtgcagagcccaatgtagggctcacaaccctgaaaccacgaactgagctgacaccaagagtcaggtgcttaacctattgtgccactcaggtgccccaatacaaCTATTAATTCTATTAATTCTTACATTTATGAAGGCACTTTTGACAGTTTATCTTTAATAgttatactttttgttttttaacaggcATATTTCCTTATGCCTAGCTATAATGAATCATATTTGGTTTAATTCTAAGTATTCAAATCTATTAAGGTACTTTTGAATCAATCACAACTCTTTCCTTCTTGATGTCTATTTCTTGCTTAAAATCTTCTATAAACTGACAACTATGTGGAATTCTTCTTTAACATGAGTAAGAAGGCATAGGAGATCTgtaattaaaagacaaagtatTATCTACTTCCATgctttttgttttacagatttaaaaactgaggcctagagagatGAAGTAATTTGCCTACCTTTGCAAACCAAGGGCTGCATCAAGAATGGAAGctaggtggggtgcctgggtgtctcagtcggttaagcatctgccttcagttcaggtcaagatcccagcatgctgggatggagccctgcatcaggctccctgctcagaggggggtctgcttctccctctccttctgcccctccccccattcatactcttctctctcaaataaataaataaaatcttaaaaaaaatagaagttgggGTTCAGTGCTTTCTATATTGACCTGCACTGCCTCTCAAGGGGCTTGCTGATTACTTGCTTGATTACCTGAAACAGATAGCCAATTCCATTTGGTGCCATTTTAAGAATGCTAGAAACACGCTAGAGAAGCTACAATAGGAACCCTCACTAGTACTCTATTAAGTgacttttttctcagtttctagTCCTTACAACATGGAAGTTGCTATCATTATAAAGgataatttctactttatttttatctaaCACTATTTTTTGCCATCTAGCCTCTTATTAATCATCTTGTTTTCAAATGTGATCTTCTAGTCTTCCAATCTTCTAGAACAGCTGTTGAAACTTCCAAGATATTTGCTATtgcttttttctaaaataatttttaagccaCTAACACATCAATGCAGACTATGTAAAGTCAATTATTTACTTTGTTGTTACCAAGcttttccatgatttttaaaactatcaaaTTAAGCCTAAGTATTCTTaagccaaatatatttttaagccaaatatttatacttaaattCTACTGCAGAAAGAGATAGTAGAATAAGAGTGCATCAAATTTTTCCCcacagaaatatttgaaaggaaaccATAACAGAAATTTCTAGGGTCATTCatcatctgaaaatatttcaaacgCCTTCAGTTGTATGAGTAAAAAGAGTAACTACCAGTTTCCATAAATGACTCTAGCCtgcaaattgtggtatattctcTCTTATGAGCAGGTCCTCCCTCTTGGGAAAGGGTATATTCAGGAAGTCTCCAGCCATGATGAATAGCCAACTCCTAGAAAATGGAGATGAGGCTTCAGTAGTAATTTTTACTATGCAACAGCTTCATCACATAAATGATAGTCTTTCATGATTTCTatcctatttctatttctatgtttgaaaagaataatgatattctgcaatagaaaaatgggagaagacCCTGTATTTCCCACAAATATTCCTGCATTTTGTATCTTGCAAGCCCACAATACCGAAACTGAAGCAGTTTACTGCTAGGATGGGAATGGTGTTCTTTCATTAAGCCACAGCGAGCAAATATCAAAGAGCTCAAAGAGAAAGACGAGCTACTATCGCCCTTTTGGGGAACATCGACAGGTCTCACTGTCATCAGTTCCTAATGCCTCTCCCTCCTAGCTACAGACTTCCTGCCCTCAGCTGGCTAACTACTGCACTAGAACACGAGCAGATGAGCAAAGGCAGCAAATATACAGACTTGGACAATCAGGAAAGATCAGGggaagaaaactatagaaaagaCAGCAAGAAAGGGACCAAAGGCCTGGCTGGGTAACAGGGAGGAGAGTTGTCCAACAGAGCACATAGATAATCTGCAAGAAAGATATTCTGCATGCAGAACttcaaagctgattttttttttttttggtagaataaGCAAATAGATGACTTCCCCTTTTTTTGAGGTAGGTTACCCaatttgggtttttatttatttgtatttttatttttttataataaatttattttttattggtgttcaatttgccaacttacagagtaacacccagtgctcatcccgtcaagtgccggcactgaggggggccaaTTTgggtttttaataaaatcttctgTCTTAACAGAAGTGGAAAGAAGTTTGTCACAAGAGTGGCAAGAAATATTCTTAAAGTATAAAACACTCTACCCATGTGCACTGGGGTCCTGCTGATCTCAAATGAGAATTCcacaaaccaaaggcagatactgtATATGGAAGAAAatccaaaacataaataaacaggAGAATAATTTCAAGTTAGTGCTGTAATATCCAATGATCATAACTGGGAAAACAGAATATTATACATCTTATCTTTAAACTATCTATTCCTTGTTTCAGCCCTTGTGATATTATTACTTTATGACATCTTTCTTCAATAGACAAAATGTTACAGAAGGAAAAACCATGTGACTTACCTGTAATGAACCAATAGGATTAAGCTGGTTCTTTGGTTGCTTAGAAGGGTCAGGCATTAAGGGGTCAGGAACTGCAaagctgaacatttttttaaaatgttataaaacaaaataattttctccaaactattaaataaatgaatgcatttcttaTCTAATCTTCTATGCCTTTGCTCTTCTCCACAGAATGCCTTTCTCTCCCACCTCTCCTATGGAAATATGATCTGTCCATTATCCAAGATGTGtctcaaatgccacttcctctAAGAAACCTATCCTGTTACTTGGAACATAATTTCCCACTCCTCTGAACCATTATTTACATTTAGGTTGACCCTTTCCTAGGCAAATTATTTTACCATTAAGTTATATGCTCTTACAAATACAGTAATTTGTCCATCCCTCACATCCGTCCTGTGTTCAGACTGTAAAATCCTTGACGGCAAAGCCTATGTATTACTTACCTTCATAAGCTTTATAGTACTGTgcatataataggtgctcaataaaaatgtatttaaataaagcaTACTACTGTTACAACTACACAAAAAGGGAAGACTAACAATTAGTCAGGAAATTTAGTCTGGTAATGTGAATGATACAGGCCACAAAGTTGTTTTTTCACTTAGACAATTATGGAAGAAAAATCTGTTTGACCTATCATCCGTTCCATGCTGGAAAAATCCTCCTAAGATTTATATGTATCCTGCATAAAATAGATGGCCTGCATGAGCCTGGTTCCAGGATGTGGGGATTATGatcagggagaaagagaacaagctcTTTGAACTAGTTTGAAATTACTAATTAGTTGGGCGATGAGTGTCTCACCCTGAGTAAAGCTATGTTCAAGGTCTTGAACCTAGGCGACAGAAGGGTCATTTCTTCCATGACAAAATAGGTTCAGTTATTGCCACTTCTTCAGGTTGCTTTTCCACCTGCTAGAATTTCAAGCTTTACATAGGCTGATGAGATATGAATATTCACTTACAATGTTGCACGCCGAAGCTACCCAAATAATTGTGATGGAGAAGTGAGAAAGTCTCTGTATTAAATCAGGCCACTTTAGGCCTGATTACAGCTTAGTAATTCCCATCTTATCTGTCAAGAAGCACAAATATATAGTAAAGTTTGTTAGCCTTTTTTGCTGACAAAGCGAAGTGCCCGTGTGCAGAAAGGACACTCCGTACACTCATTTCTACAAATCTACTCAACACTTTGGGTTGAACTTTGGGCTGCACAGAAATAGCATGGTCATCACCAGCGAGGGGAGGAGCCACTACCTGCCATGCCATTTGGCGCGTCTACAAAGCCAGCATAAATCAACTATTAATGTATGACCTCAAAGAATCAAGCATCACTTTGTGAGATCCAAAGCTTGTCAACGCTTCGTTCTAAACTACTGAAACGGTTTGGAAGGGCTTAGAGAGGGAAGAAGCAATGCAGGAGAACCTAAGCATACGCCAGATGAAAAGTTTTGAAGCTGGAGAAAAACCTGTCCTAAGTTGCCATGGGGCTCTGCTGTCAGCTATGAGCAGATAAACCAGACTGTACTCCAGAATAACTGAGTGCATggaaagagaagaatttaaaCGCTCAGCATGATCCAGAGTGTGTCCATTAGAAAGCAAAGGACATCACTCCGGATACATGAGCTGCTCCAGGACCAATACTCTCCAAAAGCACCTAAAGTGACAAcaaatttaatttggaaaaattccACCAGGATTTTTAACACTCCACGTAACATCTTCTTGTAGTTGGTGTACATTCTATAACAAAAGGaaatctctctgtctccttccaaaTTAGAATTTTCCAAAGGgtattttccatttatctttttccACTTCATAACTTATTTTATGTGGTGTAGAAGTTATTACAATCTTCACACAGTAGAATATTTGCCGGAAAAACTGGGATTTTCTATTGGTGCATCCCACTGAGGCGGGGGAAATGCCTAGTTTGTGAGAGCTTTCATTTAACAGTTAATTGCTGGACTGAATTTCTTAAGGATAAAGCGGTCTTTAATGGAGGACAGTTTTTTCACAAGGAAACAAGAATTTTGGAGCTAGATACTAGCAACTGTTCACTTTGTTGCTTTTGTGAGCATGTTCAAACTTTTAATCTTACCTCAGCCATGATATTTTTGAGCTGCAGAATACAAAGAAATTTAGCTCACCAAATACTTGCATTGGCTTTCAAAATGTTTATGGCAGCCTCTGCAGCTCTATGTTTCGCCAGCTTCTTACTTGTACCTTCACCTGAATTAAGGTTAAGAAAAAATGTCTTTACATGCTGTGAAAATGTGAGGCTTGCATAGATGTTTGcataatacaaaacaaaagcactacagtttatatatatatacacacacactcacacaaaggTAATACAAATATATACTACGTTCTGTAACAAAATATTCACCACATAAAATTCATAGTTTTATGTATAACTCCATGCATACCTACATTAAAAATCCTTGCTTACGTTATATACGTTTAttatataaaatggtaataaagtAGACCATGTCacactttctgaaaaaaaatgcaacttaGTATTTTACTCTTCCTTATTCCTAGAGGAAGAGGAAATTCCTCTGTAGCAAGAAGTTCCTTTAAGGGAGCCACTTATACCAACATTGACAGCAAACTGCACAGTTTTATTCTAATAGTTCATCCTATGCTGCACTAAACCCCTATTTGGCTAAGCACTCATGGCTACACGTTGGCTACAGTGGGAGAAGGTTTATATGGGGAACGTGAGAGATTGTTACGTGTCTTCCATACAATCTGTATCCCTTACCTAAGTAGCTAACAGGGTGGTAGGGGATAGGCCCGACTAACCACTGAGACTGAAGCCTAATTTCAGTAAGCCATCACACCTGTTAAATGGTAACTccaatctttttccttttgagttcAAGCTAGGTGTTGAGAACCCTTCAAAAGTGGAACCagtgggtagccctggtggcgcagcggtttagcgccgcctgcagcccagggtgtgatcctggagacccgggatcgagtcccacatcgggcttcctgcatggagcctgcttctccctctgcctgtgtctctgcctctctctcgctctctctgaatgaataaataaataaatctttaaaaaaaaaaaaaagtggaaccaGAGTGCTGATGTCCATTTCTCTGGTGTGGAGGATAGAAAGAGGATACGGAATAAATTTCAACTGTGACCCCCACCCTCAAATGTCAGAGGACATACAAATCATCCGCCTTTATCCACTAACCTAGGTATTAGGGATACAGGAGAGTATGAAACAGaatccctgcccttaaagagcaCACAGCCTAGTGCGGGATTTTGTCTGGAAAGGTCCATCTGAAATATAGTCATGTGTTACAACAAGCCTAAGTGCAGGCTGTAGGGGAGGCACACAAAAGGGGTCGCTCCCCTCCTCTTGGTAAGGATTGGGAAAGGTTTCACGAGGGAAGAGATAACTGAAGGAAGACATAAAAGATTAGTAAAAGCTAGTAAGGCGGGttaggaagaacattccaggcagagaaaatcAGCACCTGTTAGGGCTTAGAGGCAACACAGAGCCCCAAGAGCCCCAAGAGCCCCAAGCAGCTGGGTAGGTAGGAGTTTAAGGATACGAGCTCTGAGATAAAAGGCTACAGGGTTGGGAGGGTAGGAAGAGAGGTCAAAGAACCGCCTTCTAAAcctgtgcttctcaaattttaatgtgcatagGAATTGCCTgggaattttgttaaaatgcatacTCTGATCCCACAGGTCTGGCATGGGGCCAGATATTCTAGAGCAGTTGCATCAAGTGCCCAGGTGATATTAATGCTGCTGATCACATTTTGAGAGGCAAGCCTGTCAAGTCATATTAAGACGCCTGTATTTATGCAGAGGATGATGGGCAAACCACCGGATGCATTTAAAGAGCAAGAAACACATGAGCAGATTTGACTGCCAGCATCGAAAGGGGAATGGCCAGCCCAAGCCTAGAAGCTGAGAGAGCAGCAGCAAGGTGGCAACTATGGTTTCAGTGTGAGATACCAATGGCCCAGACAACAGCAAGGGGAAGACAAGGGAAGCTGCTTAAGAAGTAAGACTTGGTGGGAGagtgggcaaggggcagagggagaggaaggggtcaCCGAAATGACAGCCAGCATTCTACTGTGGGCAAATGGGTGACGGTGGTACCTTTAGGGAGCTAGGAAATGCAGGGGCAACAGACTTGAGGGAAGAGAGATGGAGTCAGTCTGGGACAATGAGAGACCGAGGTGGCTTTGGATCATCCAAGTGAAGATGCCCGGCAAGCACAGGTTGACAGACTGTTCTAGAACCGGGCCTGGGTGGAAGACAGATTTCAGGATTAGCAGCCTTTAGATGGCATTTGAAGCTGTGGAGGTACATAAACTTGCTAGGAAGACAGGACAGCGTGAGGGGAGAAGGGGATCCAAGCAGAATAGGTGGCTGCCACGGGCTGTTAATTCCTAGTCTAAAACACCTTGAAGGAAAAAAgactatatttcttttcttaaattttcactgaatatttaaaaatagacctgttcAATGAGTAATGCAATGATTCTATGGTTCATTATGAGGAAACTTCCAGCTAGCACCTACAATCCACCTGCTTCATATAGATTGAAAAAGCCTCAAAATGTCCTTAAAGAGATTTCAAAGAACATAGTGGACTCCCGATTTTCAGGGACCTAAACAAATGTTGCCTTTAGATTACCAGATGGTGCAACTCTAGCCTTCTTGTCGAATTGTTTTCTTGGCATTCTTCcaaattaaatttagttattcattattttctgtttgcaaTTAAATAGATACATAAGGCATAAAATGCCTACATGTACAAATAGCCAACTTCAGTTATCATTTGTTCAAGCTCACAGACCACAATATGGGGAGTCTGAACTCTGAAACTTCattgctatgtgactttgggtaTGTTAACTGATAATCTCTCTGACcctgtttcctcatgtgtaaaaaaGGGAGATGACATCTTAAAACCAGTACAGTCAGGAACTAGAAGGTGCTATGAATTATGACATTTGAGCcatctttctcattttgtttgggTATAAAATCAAGTGTGGTACGATGGGCCCCAAGTGCCAGATGAGCCCATACAAAAAGCATAGAGGCTCAGAAAATTTTGGGGTTATGTCTCCCAGCATCTTCTAAAATCTATGAAACTTGTCAGCACCTACTGATCCCGCTATGGTTCTTGGAGGAACCTTCTTCCTCCAAGAAccttccctgcttctccttcattcTTGGAAGAACCCTAGGAGGATCCTAGGGCATGTTTCTGAGCTTCTCTTGGTAtctggagaagagaaaattagGGAGAGAATCAGATGAAGTTGGAAAGTCCCCATGACCTGAGATGGGAGGTCTCAGTTTCAAGAGCCTGCTCCTCACGGCTGTCCCTgggtgggaagaaaaaaaaaaaaaaaaaaaaaaaaaagggcacttTTCCGGACTGAAAAGCAATACCACAAGTCTTGCCGGCCCACCCACATGACCACGGGGCGAACCGTGCATACAGACCTGTGCAGGTTATGTCCCCAACGGTTACTCTGAAGGTGAAAGTGGGTACGTGTATTTGCACATCCGATCTTTCACATTCATAAACCGGGATGTTCTTGGTCTTCATGCCGTATTCGTGTAATACCTGAATTGGTGTTTTCCCTGGCTTAGCTGTAATCATCTTCCCCAAACTGCAAAAACCAGAAAAGGGTGTGCTTTGCATGCCGAAgcggggagggaagcaggagcaAACAGAGGCGAGCGGGGACTGCCCCCGACGCCGGTGCGGGGGGCGCCGAGATGGCGAAGCGCCCCAGGGCCCCGGCCCCGCTGCGAGGGCTCCGCGGAGGGGACGTGGGCGCGCGCCGGGGGGGCTGCCGGGGGGGGGGCTGCCGGGGGGCTCCCTGGGGTCCCGGCGCCGCGGCCGCTCAGGACCCCGCCCGCAGGACCCGGTCCCCCAGAGAGGGGCGGCCGCGCGCCCCCCCCGCGCAGCCCGcggcccgggaggggcggggccaggcttGCAGCCCGGGGCCCGCGCGCCGCCGAGACGGCGAGAGCCGCGGAGGGGGCTTTACCCAGAATGCCGCCGCACGgcgctcccccgccccgccccgccccgcccggcccgcccggccccgccgctcccgccgctcccGGCCCTGCCCGCCTCGGCCGCGGCGGTCCGGGCGCTGACCTGAAGGTCCCGCTGTCCTCGCGCTCCagcggcggggccgcggcgcgATGCCTGCTCTGGGACATGGCGAGAGGGGCGGCTTGGCGGAAGAGCGCTGCGGAGCGACGTCCTCGCCCCCCGGGCCGGCCGGTCCCCGACAGGAGCGccccagcgccgccgccgcctccctctcctcccggcGTGCGTCCctcgggcggcggggccgggcgggggcggagcctcggggcggcggcggcgccggccccgcccccttcaggccccgcccctccgagGCCACGCCCCCTTCCCATTCCCGCTTCCCCGCGTATCCCCCCGCGCTCCAACCCCGGGCCTCGGCGAGGCCGCAGTTCTCGGTCCTAAAAAGGAGGCGGCTTCCGGCCGCGGGGGGCAGCCCGTTGGGCTCCCAGCCTCCCGCTGTGTGAGGCCTGCCGCTCTGCTTCTGTTTCGGTGGCTGGGGTCGGGGAGCTGAAGGGGGTTAGGGATCCGGGCTGCAtccctttaagaaaaagacttCAGAATCCTAAATGCAGGATCGCTGCGGAAGGTCCCGGGGCTCGGCCCCGGAGCTTGCGAGTCGCGGTGCGTCGGCCCCCGGGGCTGGCGCGGGCTCCCCTGGGCTGGGCCCTGCGTGGGGGGGTGGGCTCGCGGGGATGCCCGGGGATGCCCGGGGGctgcacccccgcccctcccccagcttctcccgccccgcggcccccatTGTCTCCATCTAGGCGTTCGCCGCGACAGGAACGCTGGGCCGGCGCATCCGAGCATCCCTTAGGGGAGGGAAAACGACTGCTTTTCCGTGGGCTCCCATTAAATGCTGTCTCTGCACACCTGTGTTGTTAGTCGCTGTTGCCTTCGCCTGGGATGCACCCACCCCCTTCGGGGGGAGCCGACTGCGACGGTAGATATGTCGCCCAGGGGTTTGCTAGCCACTTGCAGAAACGATGCCCCGTGCTTTCTCTGCGTCGTGGAAGGTGGCACAGTGCTGTCCACACAAAGGGACgttattaaaaactttttttttggggggggttggggtTTGCTTTTGGGGGGGTTACATGAGAGCTTGGTTGTATGACACCTTGGATCCTTGCAAGCAAATGAAAACAGCATCCAGAATCTAACCAAGGTGATTTATATTATTTGGGACTTGGGCCTATTCTATCTTCCACCCACTGTCCCCTCTGTGTATGTATCGAGTTTACTACCTGCTGTTAAGCTCTAAGGAGTATCCAACTATAAGTGCACatagctattaaaaaatatatatatatggtatatatatatatatatatatatatatatatatatatatatatataaacctccACATAACTATGGTAATGCAATATTTCAGCTCTCAGCTTGgtctctaaaatttatttttttgccacgATATCTTAAAGACAAGCCCAAACTTCATATagctccctttatttttttaatttttaaaaaaaatttttgagtataTAGCTCTCTTTAAAGGTTGAGCAACGGAGATAATGATGAAACAAGACAAGCCCAAACTTCATATagctctctttattttttttaatttaaaaaaattttttgagtatatAGCCCTCTTTAAAGGTTGAGCAATGGAGATaatgatgaaacaaaataaatacagcgCTATTTCAAAGAGTTGTCTGTGTGCCAGCTTTAGAATAAGAAAACCCCAAAGTCATAGTTATTTATGTATGTTATTAGTCTTATACAGTTATCTGTCTACGTGTTTATATGTGTAATATGGcttttatttgttatttcataAAAATCTGCATACAATTGTTTCTCTATATTCTgtgaatttatattttgtattaatcATGAATAATTAATGTTTTACATTAATACAAGAAGGAAAGCAtacaagaaggaaaatgaatgaactgtATAGTATAAGGATTCAAAATAGCACTTGACTGTTGCCACAATTGGCATGATGAAGTTGTGAAGGAATTCTCTTTGGACCATGTCCACTGTAGATGATATCCAGGGCCAATGTTAGTGTCTAAATTGCATTATTGCCATAGGGCTACAGGTGTCCTTAAAGCTGGCAAACTACTTTCAACAGTAACCCTCATCAAGGACGTtggtcatgttttaaaattaatagttttcTGTATATGTTTTAGTGCTTATGGATGGCAATTCCAAATTGACTTGCTTTCAGTATATCATTTTACACTGTTGATCTATAATTCATTACCTGAGCACACCAGGGGAGGCAGTGCTGTGAATTGTACACTGGCAAGCTACTTGGTGAAACcatgctttgtatttttaatgtgtttaattatatttaaaatcaagCAAGGCTGAGGGTTGTGTCTGGTTTTCTGTGAAAGTATGGATTGTTTTCTGAGGGTTGCAGTTGATGACGTTTTGATACCATATTAATATGTTTGCTGCTGCTACCAAGAGTTTTGTCAAGCAAGTTGGAGATGGAGGGAGATTAGTTCCTGTTCCAAGCCTCAGTGAGGCTGACAAATACCAACCTCTAAGTCTGGTGGTAAAAAAGAAGCGATGCTTTCTCTTTCCTAGATATAAATTTACCTCAACACCTTTTACGCTGAAAGATATCCTTCTAGGAGACAGAGAAATTTCAGCTGGTAAGTTTAAATATCTGTTTGGGAGTGACTACTCATTCAGCTATAGTATTGACAGTCTAAACATAGGTTGTATATGCTAATATGTGTAATATTTGCACATTGATAAAAGCAAACTTTTATGATAGTAGAAATAATATTaggattaatatataaaatttgcatAGTATCAAATCTCTTATTGGTTGAATAATTTTCCAACC
Proteins encoded:
- the PRKRA gene encoding interferon-inducible double-stranded RNA-dependent protein kinase activator A isoform X1, coding for MSQSRHRAAAPPLEREDSGTFSLGKMITAKPGKTPIQVLHEYGMKTKNIPVYECERSDVQIHVPTFTFRVTVGDITCTGEGTSKKLAKHRAAEAAINILKANASICFAVPDPLMPDPSKQPKNQLNPIGSLQELAIHHGWRLPEYTLSQEGGPAHKREYTTICRLESFMETGKGASKKQAKRNAAEKFLAKFSNISPENHISLTNVVGHSLGCTWHSLRNSPGEKINLLKRSLLSIPNTDYIQLLSEIAKEQGFNITYLDIEELSANGQYQCLAELSTSPITVCHGSGISCGNAQSDAAHNALQYLKIIAERK